The nucleotide sequence TTCATCGGGCGGAAGTTTGCCGGTGAAAATTACGTTTTCTTCCAGTCCGTTTTCTTTCACCAGTTGTTTCAGCACCGGCAACACATCGCCGCCGCCAATAATAAGCAACACGGCATCATCCATATACTTCATGGCCAGCACGGCTTCCTCGGCACCGCGTTGTATGTTCAGTCCGGCACCCTGCATCAGTACTACAGCTTTATTTTCGGGCAGGCCGGCCTGTGTGCGTGTAAGCGCCGGTGGGGGCGGCACATACAGCCGGGGCATATTGCGCACCACAACGGGCCTTACACCATAGCGCGTTTCGTACCACGCTGCAATGGATTCATTCACCGTAAACACGTGCCTGAGCCTGGGGAAAATGTGTTGCTCAAGCATGCGCCACATTTTTTGTTTCAATGGCCGGTGTATAAGTTCGGGCACTTCGGTAAAAATTTCGTGTGTATCATACACCAGCGGCCTGCTGCGCAGGCGCGATACAATGTGGTTAGGCCAAAGTGTATCCAAATCATTGGCTACATATACATCGGCCTTATGTTTCATCAAAAACCAGAAGAGCCGCCACTGAAAAAGCAGATAAAAAAGCATTCCTTTTTCGGCCATCAGTTTCATACGGTGGGTATGATAACTTCGGGCCTGCAGGGGTAAACTGTGTTTCTGTATGCGCCCCACAAGCAATACCTCATAGCCCATTTCATGCAGCGTGGTACATGTTTTATGCACGCGCTGATCAGTCACAAGATCATTAATTACAGAAACAACAGCTTTTTTCATGTGTGGCTTGCGGCATCGAAATTACGCAAAACCGTTTGGCTCAGCGTAGCAGCACTGCACACTTTTTACGTTCTTTGTGGTGTATGACCACCATCAGCGAAAACATCAGCCTCAAGCCCTACAATACATTCGGCATGCAGGTACAGGCGCGCTGGTTTGCCGAAGCCAGAGATACCGACACCCTTCGCGAAATTTTCTCACAGCCGCAGTGGCTGCAGCATAACCGGCTTATTCTTGGCGGCGGCAGCAACATGCTTCTCACTAAAAATGTGGATGCGCTGGTGGTACACAACCTCATCGACGGCATTCATGTGGTGCTCGAAGATAACGACCACTGGTATGTGCGCGCAGGAGCGGGTGTAAACTGGCACCGGTTTGTGCTCAACTGCATAGCCCATGGTCGGGCGGGTGTCGAAAATCTTTCACTCATCCCGGGCAGTGTGGGCGCAGGCCCCATGCAAAACATCGGTGCGTATGGTGTGGAGCTGAAAGATGTGTTCGACTCGCTCGAAGCATTTCACATCAGCGAAGGTTATGTGCGCACATTTACGCCCGACGATTGCCGCTTTGGCTACCGCGAAAGTGTATTCAAGCGCGAACTGCGCGATCAGTTTATCATTACATCAGTTACTTTCCGCCTCAACAAAAAGCCCAATTTCAGTACAAGCTACGGTGCCATACAGCAACAGCTCGAAAAAACGGGCATTACTGAACTCAGTATAAAAGCAGTGAGCGATGCAGTAATTGCCATTCGCCGCAGCAAACTGCCCGACCCGGCCGTAACAGGCAATGCAGGAAGCTTTTTCAAGAATCCGGTTATCAGCGCCGCCACACACACACAACTCAAAACCGAATTCCCCGAGCTCGTAAGTTATGCCGCCGGAAACGATTTCAAACTGGCTGCGGGCTGGCTCATTGAACAATGCGGCTGGAAAGGCTTCCGCCGCGGCGATGCAGGCGTGCATCCCTTGCAGGCACTTGTTCTTGTAAATTACGGTACTGCCTCAGGCGCTGAGATTTTCGACCTTTCGTCGGAAATTCTCGAAAGCGTGAAACAGAAATTCGGCGTTGATCTCGAACGCGAGGTGAATATTATTTAGCGGCGGCCAAACCACGTTCATACTTCTCCCTTACTACTTCGCCATACAATTTCTGCTCAAGTTCACTTTCCACCCACGACCGGAGATCAAACAGCACACCCGCACTTTCAAAATCGGGGCTGCATACTTCTTCGTACAGTTTGCTGAGCAGCTGTTTTCGTTCACTGCTGTTTCTTTCAAAACCTGTTTCGGCCATCAGAAAATCTACAAATAAGTCCTGCCACTTATCTGTTAACTGACTTTCCGAAATCCAGCGACTTGTCTGGCGCAGCATGGCTTTGTAACTATCCATATTCTCGGCCAGTAAGCGAAAGATGAGTAGCCGCAGGAATCGCGCCAGAAGCTGAATGCGCATACGGGTGCCACTGGTATCTTCATTAACAATGGCGTTGAGATAACGTAAGGCAAGTTTATAGTCGCCTGCGCCAAAGCAAAAATGCGCTGCACTGAAACGCAGATCAGAACCAAATACCCCCGCCTTACCTTCATCAAGCAAGCCAAGTAATTCATCCACTTCTTCCCATTCAATACACGCACTGTCAAATCTACCCATGCGGGTGAGTACGGCAAACTCCATATTCACCACACGCAACAGCATTTTATGTCTTAAATACGATGTTTTTGCCGGTTTCAATTCGAGCTTTTCGGGCAGTGTACGCAAACGCAAAATAATGTCCAGTGCTTCTTCATACATCGCTACCGAATAATAATCAATGAGCAAATTATACATGGCCGACACCAATGAACGCAGTGTTTCATAGGTATGTGTGGTTATACTTTCAAGCAGTGCTATCTGTAATTTATTGTAATGTATCGACTCATTGAAATGCTGAAAAGCATGTGCATAAAATGCTCTGGTATAATAATACAGTCGTTTTGCAGGAAAAGTCAGTGCCTTAGAATCATCCGAAAGTAATTCATGCTTAAGCAGCGCATGAAGTTTTGTTTCCGCTTCGTCATGGTTTTCTGACCCGGCCAGCAGTGAACATGCCGCAGCATGGCTGGCCGCCCATACATAAAACCGGTAATTGGCAAACTGCTCAAACAATACCCGTTCTTCATCCTCCAGCCTGCTTAATGTGTGCAGCACAGGAGCTACGGGCACATTGAGCAGTAGTTCACGTTCCAAATCAATAATCTCAGTAAGTGCTGCAAAGTAGTGGTAGCGGACGGCAATTACTTTTAGCTGCGCCAGTCTGCGGCGGCAATGTTCATACATACCCCGGTTCAGAAGCAGTCTGCATTCGGCCAGCATTGCATGTATGCGTACATCTATACTACCACTCTCGTGGTAACTTCTTAAATAGCGCAGGCAGATATCATACAACTGCACTTTCGCCACATCAAGATGCTTGGCGGCACCACTTTTGCCGAGTTTGATTTTTAATAAATCAGGATTGTATTCCTCAAGCAAATCAAGCGCCCTGAACAGTTCGGCATGGTTTGTATCTTCTTTGAAAAGTTTGAGGTGGCGGTTGATGTAACGCTTTTCGGGAGCCGAGAGGTTCTTCACCAACTCGTAAATCAGTTTATTTTTTTGCATATTCAGGGGGCAAATCTGGCAATTGCGGCCAAAATAATAAACCTGTTGAGCTCAAACAAAAAGTCCTGCCGCTGGCAGGACTTTTTGTTTGAAACAAGGCTGTATTAATGGTTAACCACTAGGCGCTGTACGCTGCGTGTACCATTGTACATTACTTCATAGAAATAAACGCCGTCGGGCAATGTGCTTACATCCACATTCCAGAACTGGGTGCCGGTGGTTACTTCGGTAGTTTCAGAAATAATTTCCTTACCCATTACATCCCGCAGCGCAAGTGTTACCTGTCCGGCCTGGGGTACTGAATAGGTAATGGTAGCTGTTTGCGAAGCCGGGTTGGGATAGCTGCTGAGCTGAACACCGGTCAGTGTCTGCTCTTCCTGCCCCACCATGATAATGAGTTCGAAATCGTCAATAGCCCAGCCGTCAACTGTGGTTGAGTTAAATCCGTCTGACGCAAACACGAAGCGGAATTGCACCGGCTGCGCGTTGCCGCTGAGGAACGACAGGTTATAGCGCGACTGGAAGTAAGCGGCACCGGGGCCCGACCAGCCTGGGGTGTTTGAAGCCCAGATGTTTGCCTGGCCATACCAGAATACGCCCAGCGGATCGTTTTGTACACCAAGCACCTGCCAGGTTACACCACCGTCGGCGCTGTACTGGATAAAACCACCATCGCTGCCAAAGTCGGTAGAGTACCACTGCCAGAAACGCATCTGCACGCTGCTTGCGTTTGAGAAGTCGAAGAACGGCGAGTAAAGATACTCCATGCTGTTAGGCTGGTAAGCGCCGTTCAGGTTTACTTCCCATGCATTGGGCGCAGTGTGCGCGTTGGTAATGTAGGGTGCAGCCGGTGTACCAAGCTCCCACGAGGGTGTATAGGTTGTTTGTGCCGCAAAGAACGTTGAAGCTCCGTCGAAGTTGTCGGAGAACGGAACCGGCAGCAGCGGAATACCTGTTGAGTTTTTGCAGGCACTATCGTTGGTAAGGTCACCGTCGTTGGCAAGCGATGTCCACGCACAAATGGTAAACTGTCCGGCAGGAGCAGTAAACTGTGTGGTAAACGTAAACGTTGTCGCTGCGTTTGCAGGAAGGTTGCCTGTCCAGGTTTGAGTAACCGGTGCGTTTGCACCTACCTGATACGTAACCGGAATAGAGGTAAGCGTATTTACACCCACATTACGCAACTGAACCTGAACGGTAGCTTGTGAGTTAGCAGCCTGCTGCGAAGCGGGTTGCAGAATGCTCATCATTTTCACGTCAAACGGCTGCGGCTCATAAATACGCACCTCATCAAGGAATACAGCTGATCCGCTTGAACTGAAGTTGTCATTTACCTTTGCTTCAAAATCAATGGTAAGCACACCAGCCGGAAGGAACGGCGTGAGATCATAACGGTAAGAGGTGTAAGGCCCCGTAGCACCGGCAGGTTGCAGGTGCGGGGTAATCATGTTGCCGTTCACTTTCACACGGAAATTGGTGTACTCATCAGCCCAGCTGAAATTCATACGGGCATCAAATTCAAGAACAAGACTTGAATATGTGGCTGTATTCACCAGCAGGCGAAGGTTTGAGCGGTGCTCCTCGCAACGGGTAGTTTGCCAGATGTAGTTGGGCGATGAGAGAATGGTATCAGAACCGAAATCCCACGCACCGGAGAAAGTAGCATCAAACAAAGCACCCTGTGTACCCGCATTTGCGGCCAGCGCAGAAAGGTTAACCTGGCCATAGGTGGTGTTGGTTACACAGAAATCGTTGAAGCTGGTTGTGCTTTCAAAGCCATTGTAATAAGGAACGTTAACTGCGGCAGTGGCTTCGAACGTGAATGTAAGCGTATCATTCATCAGGAAGCCATCGTTGGTAAGCGCAGTATAAACCGTAATGGTGTGTGTGCCTGCAGTAACATTAAACGGTGTGGCAAAAGTGAATGTATCTGTTTGCAAAGGCACGATTGTACCGGTGTACTGTTCCGTAACCGGTGTACCGTTATCTATCACATAAGTCACGTTCATCGGCCCCACAATATTCTGTAAACCGTCGTTGAAAATAGCCACAGAAACTGTGTTTGAGCCTAC is from Bacteroidota bacterium and encodes:
- a CDS encoding glycosyltransferase, translating into MKKAVVSVINDLVTDQRVHKTCTTLHEMGYEVLLVGRIQKHSLPLQARSYHTHRMKLMAEKGMLFYLLFQWRLFWFLMKHKADVYVANDLDTLWPNHIVSRLRSRPLVYDTHEIFTEVPELIHRPLKQKMWRMLEQHIFPRLRHVFTVNESIAAWYETRYGVRPVVVRNMPRLYVPPPPALTRTQAGLPENKAVVLMQGAGLNIQRGAEEAVLAMKYMDDAVLLIIGGGDVLPVLKQLVKENGLEENVIFTGKLPPDELRARTRLADIGLTLDKDTNLNYRYSLPNKIFDYIHAGVPVLASDLPEVKHIVTHYNVGQVVTTHAPEEIARALKEMLNSPRRNAWKANALEAAKALCWETEEDAIKRVYARFLQ
- the murB gene encoding UDP-N-acetylmuramate dehydrogenase, whose protein sequence is MTTISENISLKPYNTFGMQVQARWFAEARDTDTLREIFSQPQWLQHNRLILGGGSNMLLTKNVDALVVHNLIDGIHVVLEDNDHWYVRAGAGVNWHRFVLNCIAHGRAGVENLSLIPGSVGAGPMQNIGAYGVELKDVFDSLEAFHISEGYVRTFTPDDCRFGYRESVFKRELRDQFIITSVTFRLNKKPNFSTSYGAIQQQLEKTGITELSIKAVSDAVIAIRRSKLPDPAVTGNAGSFFKNPVISAATHTQLKTEFPELVSYAAGNDFKLAAGWLIEQCGWKGFRRGDAGVHPLQALVLVNYGTASGAEIFDLSSEILESVKQKFGVDLEREVNII
- a CDS encoding immune inhibitor A, which translates into the protein MKKTLLLICGMVAAFAAGAQTVVFHEDFETADSVTSTGNPTWSSNTTYQAGGLRSYRNQIALNDSSKLTTISFSTLGNAFVLLDFDQICKIQFFDNARLEVSNDNGNTWQAVVASHYLGSGQFAAINNRFCAGSYSDWQPGNDAAVPNNTWWKHETFDISNLCGNAANVMIRFKLNDGNANGPNGAYGWLLDNIVVTVAPSELNPPVITYVSPIFLNNLFSLGPFAITTSITDASGVDTATVYYTVNGGPQQAVGMTNTSGNLWVGSIPAVNDSDTVCYYVTAFDASPASNTATEPTSGCRQFVAFAGIVFPFFDDFESNNGLWSVQTTSGNSDWEYGTPAFGATTGAYSGVNAWDVDLTSGYSSSANTALLSPVFDFSQAVNAKMSFWHNYNAETSWDGVRIEYTTDGNTWQVLGTVGDPNAINWYSNASLLSSSLPGWEGNSNGWVKSEYRLSVLNNVVGPVQFKFVFTSDGSVEYDGYSIDDFLIRLPSAQDAEMDAVIVPDVTGCAPVGSNTVSVAIFNDGLQNIVGPMNVTYVIDNGTPVTEQYTGTIVPLQTDTFTFATPFNVTAGTHTITVYTALTNDGFLMNDTLTFTFEATAAVNVPYYNGFESTTSFNDFCVTNTTYGQVNLSALAANAGTQGALFDATFSGAWDFGSDTILSSPNYIWQTTRCEEHRSNLRLLVNTATYSSLVLEFDARMNFSWADEYTNFRVKVNGNMITPHLQPAGATGPYTSYRYDLTPFLPAGVLTIDFEAKVNDNFSSSGSAVFLDEVRIYEPQPFDVKMMSILQPASQQAANSQATVQVQLRNVGVNTLTSIPVTYQVGANAPVTQTWTGNLPANAATTFTFTTQFTAPAGQFTICAWTSLANDGDLTNDSACKNSTGIPLLPVPFSDNFDGASTFFAAQTTYTPSWELGTPAAPYITNAHTAPNAWEVNLNGAYQPNSMEYLYSPFFDFSNASSVQMRFWQWYSTDFGSDGGFIQYSADGGVTWQVLGVQNDPLGVFWYGQANIWASNTPGWSGPGAAYFQSRYNLSFLSGNAQPVQFRFVFASDGFNSTTVDGWAIDDFELIIMVGQEEQTLTGVQLSSYPNPASQTATITYSVPQAGQVTLALRDVMGKEIISETTEVTTGTQFWNVDVSTLPDGVYFYEVMYNGTRSVQRLVVNH